One window of the Triticum dicoccoides isolate Atlit2015 ecotype Zavitan chromosome 3B, WEW_v2.0, whole genome shotgun sequence genome contains the following:
- the LOC119281368 gene encoding D-inositol 3-phosphate glycosyltransferase 2-like yields MAPTSLQRPRKPRCPSHPMLSLSPALLSLLLVPFLYLLIHRSACSPPFSNLTTARRSSSSVSGFAGDLRDIEFSWNHLPFMSSKPPPAKLKIAVFSRKWPVATAPGGMERHAHTLHTALAARGHRVHVFTSPPPHTEAAPSPTADGPQLHFLDGTPGQWRCDEAWKLYEAEGDNDPFDVIHSESVAVFHRYARGVPNLVVSWHGISLEALHSGIYQDLARGEDEPMSPAFNQSLSQSVHRVLSEVRFFRSYAHQVAISDSTGEMLRDVYQIPGRRVHVILNGVDEAQFTPDTELGRAFREEIGLPKSADLVLGVSGRLVKDKGHPLLYEAFSKLALRHPNVYLLVAGKGPWESRYMDLGRNAKVLGAVPPGKLRAFYNALDVFVDPTLRPQGLDLTLMEAMQCGKPVVATRFPSIKGSIVVDEEFGHMFAPNVESLLESLEAVVQDGARRAAERGRACREYARSMFAATKMALAYERLFLCVKNETFCMYPSEFD; encoded by the coding sequence ATGGCTCCAACCTCCCTGCAGAGGCCGAGGAAGCCGAGGTGCCCCTCCCACCCCATGCTCTCTCTCTCCCCtgccctcctctccctcctcctcgtccCCTTCCTCTACCTCCTCATCCACCGTTCCGCGTGCTCCCCGCCCTTCAGCAACCTCACGACCGCCAGGCGCTCATCCTCGAGCGTGAGCGGCTTCGCCGGAGACCTTCGTGACATCGAGTTCTCGTGGAACCACCTGCCGTTCATGTCGTCGAAGCCACCCCCCGCCAAGCTCAAGATCGCCGTGTTCTCGCGGAAGTGGCCCGTGGCCACGGCCCCTGGCGGCATGGAGCGGCACGCGCACACGCTGCACACGGCGCTCGCCGCGCGGGGCCACCGCGTCCACGTGTTCACCTCACCTCCGCCGCATACCGAGGCCGCGCCCTCGCCCACCGCCGATGGGCCTCAGCTGCATTTCCTTGACGGCACCCCCGGCCAGTGGCGGTGCGACGAGGCATGGAAGCTGTACGAGGCCGAGGGCGACAACGATCCGTTCGACGTCATCCACTCCGAGAGCGTGGCGGTGTTCCACCGGTACGCGCGCGGCGTGCCCAACCTGGTCGTGTCGTGGCACGGAATCTCCCTGGAGGCGCTGCACTCGGGCATCTACCAGGACCTCGCCCGCGGCGAGGACGAGCCCATGTCGCCGGCGTTCAACCAGAGCCTGTCGCAGTCGGTGCACCGGGTGCTGTCCGAGGTGCGCTTCTTCCGGAGCTACGCGCACCAGGTGGCCATCAGCGACTCCACCGGGGAGATGCTCCGCGACGTGTACCAGATCCCCGGCCGCCGCGTGCACGTAATCCTGAACGGCGTGGACGAGGCGCAGTTCACTCCGGACACGGAGCTCGGCCGCGCCTTCCGGGAAGAGATCGGGCTCCCCAAGAGCGCCGACCTCGTGCTCGGCGTGTCCGGGAGGCTCGTCAAGGACAAGGGCCACCCTCTGCTCTACGAGGCCTTCTCCAAGCTCGCCCTCCGCCACCCGAACGTGTACCTCCTGGTCGCCGGCAAGGGGCCGTGGGAGTCGAGGTACATGGACCTGGGACGCAACGCCAAGGTGCTTGGCGCGGTGCCGCCCGGGAAGCTCAGGGCGTTCTACAACGCGCTGGACGTGTTCGTGGACCCGACGCTGCGGCCGCAGGGCCTGGACCTGACGCTCATGGAGGCGATGCAATGCGGCAAGCCGGTGGTGGCCACGCGGTTCCCGAGCATCAAGGGAAGCATCGTGGTGGACGAGGAGTTCGGCCACATGTTCGCGCCCAACGTGGAGTCGCTGCTAGAGAGTCTGGAGGCGGTGGTGCAGGATGGCGCCCGGCGCGCCGCGGAGCGCGGCCGCGCGTGCAGGGAGTACGCCAGGTCCATGTTCGCGGCCACCAAGATGGCACTAGCGTACGAGAGGCTCTTCCTTTGTGTCAAAAACGAGACCTTCTGCATGTACCCCTCTGAATTTGATTAG